Proteins encoded in a region of the Methanofollis tationis genome:
- a CDS encoding HlyD family secretion protein, with protein sequence MRSAIKVLMGLLAVFCLVQAASAAVNYKLSTTPTVSPSSGDISPGEPVTVLVTLTLTGTEQTFPDKNQLEFYTELNDPQWTRDIQIDGIGSDSPRTVKNMRMTIPGFELSYKSGLNLVVKVTLKGYAPTVTATSSKTIMSIQELDSNGVAVEGSTYSIKRTVVNPQDVQANIATAQTRLTALKASIDEKLVSGVDTTAAQTKYDEAKAAINRASSTSDFAAAKADLTVAQTAMDAAETALVQAEAQKEINDAQSAINQIDGIITYFEVNRSMGTDQRVMNLKTQRDLAAQSLSLANDQMNAKNYDAARIKGADANQKAQSTLTLATQVREEIGEGFSLNLGSLPLYIGAGIVIVLIIGGIIYLRNRKRWDELG encoded by the coding sequence ATGAGATCAGCAATCAAGGTACTTATGGGACTGCTCGCCGTCTTCTGTCTGGTCCAGGCAGCATCGGCCGCGGTGAACTACAAACTTTCGACCACCCCCACGGTGAGCCCATCGAGCGGCGACATATCGCCGGGCGAACCTGTGACCGTTCTCGTTACGTTGACGCTCACAGGAACTGAACAGACATTTCCGGATAAAAACCAGCTGGAGTTCTACACAGAACTGAATGATCCTCAGTGGACCCGTGATATCCAGATTGACGGGATCGGCAGCGATAGTCCCCGTACGGTCAAGAACATGCGCATGACCATTCCCGGTTTTGAACTCAGTTATAAGTCAGGCCTCAATCTGGTCGTGAAGGTCACCCTGAAGGGATATGCCCCAACGGTGACGGCGACCTCGAGTAAGACCATTATGAGCATTCAGGAGCTCGACAGCAACGGTGTGGCCGTTGAAGGCAGCACGTACTCGATCAAGCGGACGGTCGTGAACCCGCAGGACGTCCAGGCGAACATCGCCACCGCCCAGACCCGTCTCACCGCCCTGAAGGCGAGTATCGACGAGAAACTCGTTTCAGGCGTCGACACGACGGCGGCGCAGACGAAGTACGACGAGGCGAAGGCGGCGATCAACCGTGCTTCGTCCACGTCAGACTTTGCGGCGGCGAAGGCCGACCTGACGGTCGCCCAGACTGCGATGGACGCTGCTGAAACTGCTCTTGTACAGGCAGAGGCGCAGAAAGAGATCAACGACGCCCAGTCGGCGATCAACCAGATCGACGGGATCATCACCTATTTCGAGGTCAACAGGAGCATGGGAACCGACCAGCGGGTGATGAACCTCAAGACCCAGCGTGACCTTGCCGCCCAGTCCCTCTCCCTGGCCAATGACCAGATGAACGCGAAGAACTATGATGCGGCCCGGATCAAGGGGGCCGATGCGAATCAGAAGGCGCAGTCCACCCTGACCCTTGCCACCCAGGTCCGCGAGGAGATCGGCGAAGGCTTCTCCCTGAATCTCGGCTCGCTCCCGCTCTATATCGGTGCGGGCATTGTGATCGTGCTGATCATCGGCGGCATCATCTATCTGAGAAACAGGAAACGCTGGGATGAATTAGGATAA
- a CDS encoding flippase activity-associated protein Agl23: MSGSLAAGFAIRIQRSLSTERLFFCILILAAVLRFAFLDLKLFHHDEAIHAWFSYKLLTTGVYVYDPSFHGPLLYYVTAGMFALLGDSDLVGRIVPAFLGTLVVALVYPLYRLGYLDNRQALVAAFFLAISPNLVYFSRFLRNDIFILFLTFVLLLALILYLERGQARYAMIAAAAAGLGLSCKENMPIVLGIFGLYIIYLLWTGKVRLPLYWKRHLALGILVAAGIIVIFYSSFGVHPDRVLTFIPDAIAHWWEMHEQQRLGGPFYFYVLLLLLYELPIFVLAIAGTVQFLIAGRKTASAAVRSMHEIVEISLQQIRSVLPAPPSFDKKEEFFRFCIVWMALSMAAYAYIGEKVPWLLIHQLLPMVFVAVYAMTEKKTVIAIVSSIFLVLALWHVAYVPADVNEPIMQVQNSEDMREVMALIDGSNAVAIASDRYWPLPWYYRGDRSANLSYFGKKIDEGSIAAGKYDLVIASDEDSYPSLPGYEKRTYNLNYWFSWYDNKDRILQYYFLRDGKMGNMKIDVFVPERASA; encoded by the coding sequence GTGAGCGGCAGTTTGGCCGCCGGATTTGCCATTCGAATCCAAAGATCTCTCTCAACAGAGAGACTTTTTTTTTGTATCCTTATCCTCGCGGCGGTCCTGCGGTTCGCATTCCTGGATTTAAAACTCTTTCACCACGACGAGGCGATCCACGCCTGGTTCTCGTACAAACTCCTGACCACCGGCGTCTATGTCTATGACCCCTCATTCCACGGCCCGCTGCTCTACTATGTAACGGCCGGAATGTTTGCCCTCCTGGGCGACTCCGACCTTGTCGGCCGGATCGTTCCCGCATTCCTCGGCACCCTCGTCGTCGCGCTCGTCTATCCCCTCTACCGCCTCGGCTACCTCGACAACAGACAGGCCCTGGTCGCCGCATTCTTCCTTGCTATCTCGCCGAACCTGGTCTATTTCTCGCGGTTTCTCAGAAACGACATCTTTATTCTGTTTCTGACCTTTGTCCTCCTCCTCGCCCTGATCCTGTACCTGGAGAGAGGACAGGCCAGATATGCCATGATCGCAGCGGCGGCGGCGGGGCTCGGCCTCTCGTGCAAGGAGAACATGCCGATCGTGCTCGGAATTTTCGGGCTCTATATCATCTATCTCCTCTGGACGGGGAAGGTCCGTCTCCCCCTGTACTGGAAACGCCACCTCGCCCTCGGCATCCTGGTCGCAGCCGGAATCATCGTCATCTTCTACTCGTCCTTCGGCGTCCACCCCGACCGGGTGCTCACCTTCATCCCGGACGCCATCGCCCACTGGTGGGAGATGCACGAGCAGCAACGGCTTGGCGGGCCGTTTTACTTCTACGTTCTCCTCCTCCTCCTCTACGAGCTCCCGATCTTCGTCCTCGCCATCGCCGGAACGGTCCAGTTCCTCATCGCGGGACGAAAGACGGCGAGCGCTGCCGTCCGCAGCATGCACGAGATCGTCGAGATCTCGCTGCAGCAGATCCGGAGCGTTCTGCCGGCCCCGCCATCCTTCGATAAAAAAGAAGAATTTTTCCGTTTCTGCATCGTCTGGATGGCCCTTTCGATGGCGGCATATGCATATATCGGCGAGAAAGTGCCGTGGCTCCTGATCCACCAGCTCCTGCCCATGGTCTTTGTCGCCGTCTACGCGATGACAGAGAAGAAGACCGTCATCGCAATCGTCTCAAGCATCTTTCTGGTCCTTGCCCTCTGGCATGTCGCCTATGTGCCTGCCGATGTGAACGAGCCGATCATGCAGGTCCAGAACTCCGAGGATATGCGGGAGGTGATGGCGCTGATCGACGGTTCGAACGCCGTTGCCATCGCATCCGACCGCTACTGGCCGCTGCCGTGGTACTACCGCGGCGACCGATCGGCGAACCTGAGTTATTTCGGCAAGAAGATCGACGAGGGGAGCATCGCGGCAGGAAAATACGATCTGGTCATCGCCTCAGACGAGGACAGTTATCCCTCCCTCCCGGGCTACGAGAAGCGGACCTACAACCTCAACTACTGGTTCTCGTGGTACGACAACAAGGACCGCATCCTCCAGTATTATTTCCTCAGGGACGGGAAGATGGGCAATATGAAGATCGACGTCTTCGTGCCCGAACGGGCTTCTGCCTGA
- the rpsJ gene encoding 30S ribosomal protein S10: MQKARIRLSGTDYDKVEMVCDRIREIAERTGVNLAGPIPIPTKRLVVPVRKSPDGEGTATWDRWQMRVHKRLIDIDADERALRQLMRIQVPKDIGIEIVLES, encoded by the coding sequence ATGCAAAAAGCCAGAATACGCCTTTCGGGGACAGATTACGACAAAGTCGAGATGGTCTGTGACAGGATACGGGAGATTGCAGAGCGGACAGGCGTCAATCTGGCAGGGCCTATCCCCATCCCGACAAAGAGGCTTGTTGTCCCGGTCAGAAAAAGCCCTGACGGCGAGGGGACCGCAACCTGGGATCGCTGGCAGATGCGCGTGCACAAGCGGCTCATCGACATCGACGCTGACGAGCGTGCTCTCAGACAGCTGATGCGTATTCAGGTGCCGAAAGATATCGGCATCGAGATCGTGCTGGAGAGTTGA
- the tuf gene encoding translation elongation factor EF-1 subunit alpha yields MATEKPHLNLAVIGHIDHGKSTTVGRLMFETGAVPPHIIENYRKEAESKGKGSFEFAWVMDSLKEERERGITIDIAHKRFDTAKYYFTVVDCPGHRDFVKNMITGASQADAALLVVAAPDGVMEQTKEHVFLSRTLGITQLIVGINKMDAADYSEKRYNEVKEQLSQLLKMVGFKPSEVPFIPMSSFAGVNISKKSPETPWYTGPTVLEALDLLKEPEKPTTLPFRLPIQDVYSISGVGTVPVGRIETGVMKKGMKVAFMPANVNGEVKSIEMHHEEVPEALPGDNVGFNVRGVGKNDIRRGDVCGPVELPPTVAEEFTAQIVVLHHPSAITVGYTPVFHCHTSQIACTFTELVKKLDPRTGQVKEENPTFLKTGDAAIVKIRPTRPMVIEKIKEIPQLGRFAIRDMGATIAAGMCIDIQAKQMR; encoded by the coding sequence ATGGCAACCGAAAAACCACACCTGAACCTTGCTGTCATCGGGCACATCGACCATGGGAAGTCGACCACCGTCGGCCGCCTGATGTTCGAGACAGGAGCTGTACCGCCCCATATCATTGAGAACTACAGGAAGGAGGCCGAGTCCAAGGGCAAGGGTTCCTTCGAGTTTGCATGGGTCATGGACAGCCTGAAAGAGGAGCGCGAGCGCGGTATCACCATCGATATCGCCCACAAGCGGTTCGACACGGCAAAGTACTACTTTACCGTCGTAGACTGCCCGGGTCACCGTGACTTCGTCAAGAACATGATCACCGGTGCCTCCCAGGCAGATGCAGCACTCCTCGTTGTCGCCGCTCCCGACGGCGTCATGGAACAGACGAAGGAGCACGTCTTCCTCTCCAGGACCCTCGGCATCACGCAGCTGATCGTCGGCATCAACAAGATGGACGCCGCCGACTACTCCGAGAAGCGCTACAACGAGGTCAAGGAGCAGCTCTCGCAGCTTCTGAAGATGGTCGGCTTCAAGCCCTCCGAAGTCCCGTTCATCCCGATGTCCTCGTTCGCGGGCGTCAACATCTCGAAGAAGTCGCCGGAAACCCCATGGTACACCGGCCCGACCGTCCTCGAGGCCCTCGACCTCCTGAAGGAGCCCGAGAAGCCGACGACCCTGCCGTTCCGTCTCCCGATCCAGGACGTCTACTCGATCTCCGGCGTCGGCACCGTGCCCGTCGGCCGTATCGAGACCGGCGTCATGAAGAAGGGTATGAAGGTCGCCTTCATGCCGGCAAACGTCAACGGCGAAGTCAAGTCGATTGAGATGCACCACGAGGAAGTCCCCGAGGCGCTGCCCGGCGACAACGTCGGCTTCAACGTCCGTGGCGTCGGCAAGAACGATATCCGCCGTGGCGATGTCTGCGGTCCGGTTGAGCTTCCGCCGACCGTTGCCGAGGAGTTCACCGCACAGATCGTCGTGCTCCACCACCCGAGCGCGATCACCGTCGGCTACACCCCGGTCTTCCACTGCCACACGTCCCAGATCGCCTGCACCTTCACCGAACTCGTGAAGAAGCTCGATCCGCGCACCGGTCAGGTCAAGGAAGAGAACCCGACCTTCCTCAAGACTGGCGATGCGGCGATCGTCAAGATCCGCCCGACCCGCCCGATGGTCATTGAGAAGATCAAGGAGATCCCGCAGCTCGGTCGCTTCGCGATCCGTGATATGGGCGCAACCATTGCAGCCGGCATGTGCATCGACATCCAGGCAAAGCAGATGAGATAA
- a CDS encoding 4Fe-4S binding protein, with product MVMMHGRPIHTRGGVITEIDPDFCAIRLRLPAGILPVEKMTGIVEIAKKYGCEEVHLTTRQTMEIPHVDPSRLEEIVQDLEANGTPLGSEHEEVVNIIACPGTAQCKYANIETFTLAKKIDERVFGKETPIRVRISISGCPNACTSPILNEIGVIGRIRPVRIQGMCTGCGTCAEYCREKAITIKNGISELIPERCVQCGICVQSCPFNLLKSEHRHYLITVGGRRGRHPAQGRELVTVEREEDVVEVIDRIVYWIYRTAWSGRHLADQLDEIDFEAFRKKIREEFSAGT from the coding sequence ATGGTGATGATGCATGGAAGGCCCATTCATACGCGCGGCGGTGTGATCACCGAAATCGATCCGGATTTCTGTGCCATTCGTCTCCGCCTGCCGGCAGGGATTCTTCCGGTCGAAAAGATGACCGGCATTGTGGAGATAGCAAAAAAATACGGCTGCGAGGAGGTGCATCTTACTACCCGCCAGACGATGGAGATTCCGCACGTCGATCCATCCAGGCTTGAGGAGATCGTTCAGGATCTCGAAGCGAACGGCACGCCGCTCGGTTCGGAACACGAGGAGGTGGTCAATATCATCGCCTGCCCCGGAACGGCGCAGTGCAAGTACGCCAATATCGAAACCTTCACACTGGCAAAAAAGATCGATGAGCGGGTCTTCGGCAAAGAGACCCCCATACGGGTGAGGATATCGATATCGGGCTGCCCGAACGCCTGTACAAGCCCGATTCTCAACGAGATCGGGGTCATCGGCCGCATCCGTCCTGTACGGATCCAGGGCATGTGCACCGGCTGCGGCACCTGTGCCGAGTACTGCAGGGAAAAGGCGATCACCATTAAGAACGGGATCTCCGAACTGATCCCTGAGCGGTGCGTCCAGTGCGGCATCTGCGTCCAGTCCTGCCCCTTCAACCTGCTGAAGTCCGAGCACCGCCACTACCTGATCACCGTCGGCGGGAGGCGGGGGCGCCATCCGGCACAGGGACGGGAACTCGTGACTGTCGAGAGAGAAGAAGACGTGGTGGAAGTCATCGACCGGATCGTCTACTGGATCTACAGAACCGCATGGAGCGGGCGGCACCTCGCCGACCAGCTCGACGAGATCGACTTCGAAGCCTTCAGAAAAAAGATCAGGGAAGAGTTCAGCGCCGGTACATAG
- the cobS gene encoding adenosylcobinamide-GDP ribazoletransferase, which translates to MFLEPVRALLQFCTVLPLGRPADFDAFARHTWLYPLAGWVTGGVAAAVALLLSGHPGIAAAAAVAAAIIVSGGNHFDGLLDLGDGLMAHGSREKRIAALTDRQIGAGGVAGGILITMLAVVGLGEVWSVALAVLTAEVCAKLAMAGITALGAPFHDGIHAYLHGFSRPHFILLALLPVLPLLLLISPFALGKAIAATGIVVLILLGTARHLFGGVNGDVAGASNEIVRAAVIIALVL; encoded by the coding sequence ATGTTTCTCGAACCTGTAAGAGCGCTGTTGCAGTTCTGCACCGTCCTCCCCCTTGGACGGCCGGCAGATTTCGACGCCTTCGCCAGGCACACCTGGCTCTACCCGCTGGCCGGGTGGGTCACCGGCGGCGTCGCGGCAGCCGTCGCCCTCCTCCTTTCCGGCCACCCCGGCATTGCTGCCGCCGCAGCCGTCGCCGCCGCGATCATCGTCTCCGGAGGAAACCACTTCGACGGCCTCCTCGACCTCGGGGACGGACTGATGGCCCATGGGAGCAGGGAAAAACGGATTGCGGCCCTGACCGACCGCCAGATCGGTGCCGGGGGGGTCGCCGGCGGCATCCTCATAACGATGCTTGCAGTCGTCGGCCTCGGGGAGGTGTGGAGCGTCGCCCTCGCCGTCCTGACCGCAGAGGTCTGCGCAAAACTTGCCATGGCAGGGATCACCGCGCTTGGCGCGCCGTTCCACGACGGGATCCACGCCTATCTCCACGGTTTTTCCCGGCCGCATTTTATCCTGCTCGCACTGCTGCCCGTCCTTCCGCTCCTTCTGCTCATATCGCCGTTCGCTCTGGGAAAAGCGATTGCTGCCACCGGCATCGTCGTCCTCATCCTGCTGGGAACCGCCCGCCATCTCTTTGGCGGGGTGAACGGGGACGTGGCCGGGGCGTCAAACGAGATCGTCAGGGCCGCCGTCATCATCGCTCTCGTCCTCTAG
- a CDS encoding phosphatidylglycerophosphatase A, with translation MFEIEERLEKKGITTDAIVEAGMALYVPHGMSPEAARERLRERIAASYLDPNISSLLLGAVLLEEELYDRRKNSEIADDPVFLLSDEIIGMAIAEIIGGIYARFEFTRYDQKKPGILGELGPFLDDAVAGLIAGNTSRLYSECFSNL, from the coding sequence ATGTTTGAGATCGAGGAGCGGCTCGAAAAAAAAGGGATCACGACCGACGCCATCGTCGAGGCCGGGATGGCCCTGTATGTGCCCCACGGCATGAGCCCCGAGGCGGCGCGGGAACGGCTGCGGGAGCGGATCGCCGCCTCGTACCTGGACCCGAACATCTCGTCACTCCTCCTCGGCGCCGTTCTCCTCGAAGAAGAACTCTATGACCGCAGGAAGAACTCGGAGATCGCCGACGACCCGGTCTTTCTCCTCTCAGACGAGATCATCGGCATGGCGATCGCCGAGATTATCGGCGGGATCTACGCCCGTTTCGAGTTCACCAGGTACGACCAGAAAAAACCCGGCATCCTGGGCGAACTCGGGCCCTTCCTGGACGACGCCGTCGCCGGACTGATCGCAGGGAATACATCGAGGCTGTACTCGGAATGTTTCTCGAACCTGTAA
- the cobT gene encoding nicotinate mononucleotide-dependent phosphoribosyltransferase CobT, giving the protein MAFLSDNPSFDFKRPLFAAVLGNTALSMVPGISGAGSTPARTVFTPILDAELITKGAIHSMGYKPNTPTNCPTPAVITRSMTTLCGIDPVFINAGMYNRPTVPCLDVYGEPGADPRETDAVPKARALFAAGEGVGRHLSRCADLLVLAECVPGGTTTALCVLRALGYDARVSSSFVNNPVALKEEVCRAVQGRVDDAGITDPLDVVRIGGDPMMPVAAGIVSAFSGEVVLAGGTQMLAVDAILKGLGKEMAPLVTTAYVRADPSANFEAVAAAVGARAYYVDPGFGTIGDAGLARYCEGEVKEGMGAGGAMFLARLMGRSEEEIRSAILSTVLSFR; this is encoded by the coding sequence ATGGCATTTCTCTCCGACAATCCCTCGTTCGACTTCAAGCGGCCGCTCTTTGCGGCCGTCCTCGGAAACACCGCCCTCTCGATGGTCCCGGGCATCTCCGGGGCCGGATCTACCCCCGCACGTACGGTCTTCACCCCGATCCTGGACGCCGAACTGATCACGAAGGGGGCGATCCACTCGATGGGCTATAAGCCCAACACCCCGACGAACTGCCCGACGCCGGCGGTGATCACCCGCTCGATGACGACCCTCTGCGGGATCGATCCGGTCTTCATCAACGCCGGGATGTACAACCGCCCGACCGTCCCCTGCCTGGACGTCTATGGCGAACCCGGCGCCGACCCCCGCGAGACCGATGCGGTGCCGAAGGCGCGGGCGCTCTTTGCCGCCGGCGAAGGGGTCGGCCGTCACCTCTCGCGGTGCGCTGATCTGCTGGTGCTCGCGGAGTGCGTCCCCGGCGGGACGACGACGGCCCTCTGCGTGCTGCGCGCCCTCGGCTACGACGCCCGGGTCTCGAGCAGTTTCGTGAACAACCCGGTTGCGCTGAAGGAGGAGGTCTGCCGGGCGGTGCAGGGCCGCGTGGATGATGCCGGGATCACCGATCCCCTCGACGTGGTGCGTATCGGCGGCGATCCGATGATGCCGGTCGCCGCCGGGATTGTAAGCGCCTTTTCCGGTGAGGTGGTGCTGGCGGGCGGCACCCAGATGCTCGCCGTCGATGCCATCTTAAAGGGGCTGGGGAAAGAGATGGCCCCGCTCGTCACCACGGCGTACGTGCGCGCTGACCCCTCGGCGAACTTCGAGGCGGTGGCGGCCGCGGTCGGGGCGCGGGCCTATTATGTGGACCCGGGCTTCGGCACCATCGGCGATGCCGGGCTTGCGCGCTACTGCGAGGGCGAGGTGAAGGAAGGGATGGGTGCTGGCGGCGCCATGTTCCTTGCCCGCCTCATGGGCCGCAGCGAGGAGGAGATCAGGTCGGCGATCCTCTCGACGGTACTCTCGTTCCGCTGA
- a CDS encoding GMP synthase subunit A, with product MLPIFVVNNHGQFNHLIHRKLRDMEIEVKMVPNTTPPSEVADGCRGIILGGGPSLERAGNCAEYLDLGLPVLGICLGLHIIATARGGAVGPGSHGGYGGVCVRIAQESEILAGYPEQIRVWASHADEVKAVPAGFSVYAVSEICPVEAMGRPEERLYGVQWHPEVSHTENGDLVFRNFERICGL from the coding sequence ATGCTTCCCATTTTTGTCGTGAACAACCATGGGCAATTCAACCACCTTATCCACCGCAAACTCCGGGATATGGAGATCGAGGTGAAGATGGTCCCGAACACCACCCCCCCGTCAGAGGTTGCGGACGGGTGCCGCGGGATCATCCTGGGGGGCGGGCCGTCCCTTGAGCGCGCCGGCAACTGCGCCGAATACCTTGACCTCGGGCTGCCGGTGCTCGGCATCTGCCTTGGCCTCCATATCATCGCCACGGCGCGGGGCGGCGCGGTCGGGCCGGGATCGCACGGCGGTTACGGCGGAGTCTGTGTTCGGATCGCACAGGAGAGCGAGATCCTTGCCGGTTACCCGGAACAGATCCGGGTCTGGGCTTCGCATGCCGACGAGGTGAAGGCGGTGCCGGCCGGTTTCTCGGTCTATGCCGTCTCCGAGATCTGCCCGGTCGAGGCGATGGGGCGCCCGGAAGAGCGGCTGTACGGGGTGCAGTGGCATCCCGAAGTGAGCCATACCGAGAACGGCGACCTCGTCTTCCGCAACTTCGAGAGGATATGCGGACTCTAG
- a CDS encoding YkgJ family cysteine cluster protein, which produces MRTLDALADEIMATGFRCTGCGACCSEVSPGSNLVMVTPAEARAVADAAGRTFDGVAEPYPDFIEGEDGARYTFDWSLRREGGRCLFLREGRCTVYGARPWICRTYPFMLDGDRLAVFECPGLGGEMSREEARLLAALLIGRQEAEEAEEEGIRKVLASTAVPAGICAVVDSEGVWPVHG; this is translated from the coding sequence ATGCGGACTCTAGACGCTCTCGCTGACGAGATCATGGCGACCGGTTTTCGTTGCACCGGGTGCGGCGCCTGCTGCAGCGAGGTATCGCCGGGCTCGAATCTCGTCATGGTTACCCCGGCCGAGGCGAGGGCTGTGGCCGATGCGGCCGGGCGTACCTTCGACGGCGTTGCCGAACCCTATCCTGATTTTATCGAGGGGGAAGACGGGGCCAGGTACACCTTTGACTGGTCTCTCAGGCGGGAGGGAGGCCGCTGTCTCTTCCTCCGGGAGGGGCGGTGCACCGTTTACGGAGCGCGCCCCTGGATCTGCCGCACCTATCCCTTCATGCTCGACGGCGACCGTCTGGCCGTTTTCGAGTGCCCCGGGCTCGGCGGCGAGATGAGCCGGGAAGAGGCCCGCCTGCTCGCCGCTCTCCTCATCGGGCGACAGGAGGCCGAAGAGGCCGAAGAAGAGGGGATCAGGAAGGTGCTGGCGTCGACGGCCGTGCCGGCCGGGATCTGTGCCGTCGTCGATTCCGAGGGGGTCTGGCCGGTCCATGGGTGA
- a CDS encoding TraB/GumN family protein has translation MGEIRLVGTAHVSEKSVAEVRAAIEEFQPGIVGVELDPGRYNALRHEQAPPKVEDVLKTGNFSQLLFQWTLAYLQRKIGMDVGVEPGAEMVAAIEEVEGRGLPLALIDRDIRITLARFWEGMSLWEKAKMVYALALSVGGVEGDEIDIDALTRQDVVSAALDEFRKFSPNGARALIDERDAYLARRILDLSGRYDRVMAVIGAGHVRGVERYLSSPELLPPEADLVARPRSYPWSTIVGGAFIALFAFLIISLAFSGVGFEVLGWAILYWVLINGVLAGIFTLAAGGHPLSAATAFAVAWLTSLNPLMAAGWFAAAVEAKVRKPSASDFQRIMDAEDFSQMRKVPIFRVVLVAALANVGSTLGTIAYFAFISPILGIDPTVIIPMGFSNFIGWLGGLFSF, from the coding sequence ATGGGTGAGATCAGACTTGTCGGGACGGCGCATGTCTCAGAAAAGAGCGTTGCCGAGGTCAGGGCGGCAATCGAGGAGTTTCAGCCCGGCATCGTCGGCGTCGAACTCGATCCCGGACGCTACAACGCCCTCAGGCACGAACAGGCCCCACCGAAGGTCGAAGACGTCCTGAAGACCGGCAACTTCTCGCAACTCCTGTTTCAGTGGACCCTTGCCTATCTCCAGCGAAAGATCGGCATGGACGTCGGCGTCGAACCCGGCGCCGAGATGGTGGCGGCGATCGAGGAGGTCGAGGGGCGCGGCCTGCCCCTGGCCCTGATCGACCGGGATATCAGGATCACCCTTGCCCGTTTCTGGGAGGGGATGAGCCTCTGGGAGAAGGCGAAGATGGTCTATGCACTTGCCCTCTCGGTGGGCGGTGTCGAGGGCGATGAGATCGACATCGACGCCCTCACCAGGCAGGACGTCGTCTCGGCGGCCCTCGACGAGTTCAGGAAGTTCTCGCCGAACGGGGCGCGGGCACTCATCGACGAGCGGGATGCCTATCTTGCCCGCCGTATCCTCGACCTCTCCGGCCGCTACGACCGGGTGATGGCAGTGATCGGCGCCGGCCATGTCAGGGGCGTCGAACGCTATCTCAGTTCCCCTGAACTCCTCCCGCCCGAGGCCGACCTCGTCGCCCGGCCCAGAAGTTATCCCTGGAGTACGATCGTCGGCGGCGCCTTTATCGCCCTGTTTGCGTTCCTCATCATATCCCTGGCGTTTTCCGGGGTCGGCTTTGAGGTGCTCGGCTGGGCGATCCTGTACTGGGTGCTGATCAACGGCGTGCTTGCGGGGATCTTCACCCTTGCGGCGGGCGGCCACCCTCTCTCGGCGGCGACGGCCTTTGCGGTGGCATGGCTCACCTCTCTCAACCCCCTGATGGCGGCCGGATGGTTTGCGGCCGCCGTGGAGGCGAAGGTCAGAAAGCCCTCGGCTTCGGACTTCCAGCGGATCATGGATGCAGAAGACTTCTCCCAGATGCGGAAGGTGCCGATCTTTCGGGTCGTGCTGGTGGCGGCGCTTGCGAATGTGGGTTCGACCCTGGGGACGATCGCGTACTTCGCCTTCATCTCGCCGATCCTCGGGATCGATCCGACGGTGATCATTCCAATGGGCTTCTCGAACTTTATCGGATGGCTTGGCGGTCTTTTTTCATTCTGA
- a CDS encoding nitroreductase family protein yields MHIGPNLGLTIIRTRHSIRSYKEDPIDEKIVRNALDCAHLAPSARNEQPWLFGVVTKKETLSRIAALADHGRFIAGAPICFAVFGKRDAKYYLEDCSAATTQLILGLWAYGVGSCWVAGEKKEYADAVRMLLGVPEDYTLVSLVPAGYPKEVTLAAKKDLDDIVFSEKYSGA; encoded by the coding sequence ATGCATATTGGTCCGAATCTTGGGCTTACCATCATCAGGACGCGCCACTCGATCAGGAGCTACAAAGAGGATCCGATCGATGAGAAGATTGTCAGGAACGCACTCGACTGCGCCCACCTCGCCCCGTCGGCAAGGAACGAGCAGCCGTGGCTTTTCGGTGTCGTCACGAAGAAGGAGACGCTCTCCCGGATCGCCGCTCTCGCCGATCACGGACGGTTCATCGCCGGCGCACCGATCTGCTTTGCGGTCTTCGGGAAAAGAGACGCAAAATATTATCTTGAAGACTGCTCGGCCGCCACGACCCAGCTGATCCTTGGCCTCTGGGCCTACGGCGTCGGCTCCTGCTGGGTTGCCGGGGAGAAGAAAGAGTATGCTGACGCCGTCCGCATGCTCCTCGGCGTCCCTGAGGACTACACCCTCGTCTCCCTGGTGCCGGCAGGCTACCCGAAGGAGGTCACCCTGGCCGCGAAGAAAGACCTTGACGATATCGTTTTTTCAGAGAAATATTCCGGGGCGTGA